A region of Sesamum indicum cultivar Zhongzhi No. 13 linkage group LG7, S_indicum_v1.0, whole genome shotgun sequence DNA encodes the following proteins:
- the LOC105167171 gene encoding fatty acyl-CoA reductase 2 gives MSLTQTTSFLCPENTLSFLHKAKVSCLPVKSCYDYDKTKFSLFSNGKSRYPRTSNISKLSVLYNGYPYFPSLHHPLESELLPAASDHDGVDRGIGILEFFQGKNIFITGATGLVGKALIEKLLRSTSVGKIYLLIKAEDKEAAVDRLKKEIVDSELFKCVREKHGNIYNYQELVKEKLIPVVGNICDPNLGMDLNSSRAIMKDVDVIIESAASTTLNDRYDFLLDTNVNAPQRLMRFAKTCKNLKLFVHISTAYVNGRKEGLILEKPLIMGENGRKDINDDDEMSLCSSPRLDLADEISLAMKSTSQHDQDYDVTKNLKRLGLERANIFGWYNAYHLTKAMGEMVLNEIKEDIPLLIIRPTVIESSYKEPVPGWIQGNRMFDPVIISYGKGQLPAYLADPQVHMDIIPVDMVVNSTIAAIAKHASNSYKAESNVYHVASGVVNPLRFCDFFEILHEYFNSTPLFNIKKDIRKIKCFSNMNELSKYTREAILLSNEMGDAIDDDEIEEKMVGRVKSRAKAKVAYAEQLCKMYEFIGFIQGRFDTSNTQKLLKEMSQEEQLEFEVDATKIDWRNYFLEIHIPGLRKYVLNDKTMSV, from the exons ATGTCACTAACTCAGACCACCTCATTTTTGTGCCCAGAAAACACCCTATCTTTCCTGCACAAAGCAAAAGTTTCATGTCTTCCCGTCAAGTCTTGTTATGACTACGACAAAACTAAGTTTTCATTGTTTTCTAATGGAAAAAGTAGGTATCCAAGAACAagtaatatcagcaaattgtCTGTCCTGTATAATGGATATCCCTATTTCCCTTCTCTTCATCATCCTCTGGAGTCTGAATTATTGCCAGCAGCATCTGATCATGATGGCGTTGATCGCGGCATAGGGATTCTTGAGTTTTTTCAAggaaagaatatttttataactggGGCAACTGGCCTAGTTGGAAAAG CCTTAATCGAGAAGTTGTTGAGATCAACGTCAGTGGGTAAAATCTATTTACTAATAAAGGCAGAAGATAAGGAGGCAGCAGTTGATAGATTGAAAAAGGAA atAGTGGATTCAGAGTTATTCAAATGTGTGAGAGAAAAACAtgggaatatttataattaccaaGAGTTGGTGAAGGAGAAGTTGATACCAGTTGTGGGAAACATTTGCGACCCAAATCTTGGAATGGACTTAAATTCTTCTCGTGCAATTATGAAGGACGTAGATGTAATAATTGAATCCGCAGCAAGCACAACCTTAAATGATAG GTACGACTTTTTACTGGATACAAACGTGAATGCCCCTCAACGGTTGATGAGGTTTGCCAAAACATGCAAAAATCTTAAGTTGTTTGTGCATATTTCAACAG CatatgttaatggaagaaaaGAAGGGCTGATACTGGAAAAGCCACTGATTATGGGAGAAAATGGGAGAAAGGacattaatgatgatgatgagatgTCTTTGTGTTCATCTCCTCGTCTGGATTTAGCTGATGAGATAAGTTTGGCTATGAAATCAACATCTCAACATGATCAAGACTACGATGTCACCAAAAATCTGAAAAGACTAGGCCTAGAGag agcaaatatttttggatggtATAACGCATATCATTTGACCAAGGCTATGGGTGAGATGGTGCTCAATGAAATTAAGGAAGATATACCCCTACTTATCATTAGACCTACTGTTATCGAGAGTAGCTATAAAGAACCTGTACCTGGATGGATACAAGGAAACag AATGTTCGATCCGGTGATTATTTCATATGGAAAAGGTCAACTTCCTGCCTATTTGGCTGATCCCCAAGTGCACATGGATAtt ATTCCTGTTGATATGGTCGTAAATTCAACAATTGCAGCTATTGCAAAACATGCAAGTAATTCATATAAAGCAGAATCAAATGTGTACCATGTAGCCTCCGGTGTTGTGAACCCTCTTCGATTTTGTGACTTTTTCGAAATCCTtcatgaatattttaattcaacaccattatttaatataaaaaaagatattagaaaaataaaatgttttagCAATATGAATGAGTTATCTAAATACACCCGGGAAGCCATATTATTGTCTAATGAGATGGGAGATGcaattgatgatgatgagataGAGGAAAAGATGGTTGGTAGAGTAAAAAGCAGAGCCAAAGCCAAGGTTGCATATGCTGAGCAACTGTGCAAGATGTATGAATTCATAGGATTTATTCAAGGGAG GTTTGATACAAGCAATACgcagaaattattaaaagaaatgtcCCAAGAGGAGCAGCTTGAGTTTGAAGTTGATGCCACCAAAATAGATTGGAGAAACTACTTTTTAGAGATTCACATTCCGGGTTTACGAAAATATGTACTTAACGACAAGACAATGTCCGTTTGA
- the LOC105167172 gene encoding potassium transporter 4-like, translating into MNQPDIAVEEESNDLPPPTAVGEAEESTRAAGQDGQNEHAQIEGKKRTLKFVLANFPTSLILAYQSFGVVYGDLSTSPLYVYRSIFLGKLQNHQNPETIFGSFSLIFWTLTLIPLLKYVIILLSADDNGEGGTFALYSLLCRHGKFSLLPNQQAADEELSAYKYGPPGQSSSSVSLKRFLEKHKKLRTALLLVVLLGAGMVIGDGVVTPAMSVLSSVSGLKAAHKGLPQGGVRSLSCIILVGLFALQHCGTHKVGFLFAPVVILWLLSIFSIGLYNTIHWNPKVLLALSPHYIIKFFGQTGRDGWIALGGVLLAITGTEAMFADLGHFSACSIRIAFLFLVYPCLVVQYMGQAAFLSKNIQEIPNSFYGSIPDSVFWPVFVIATLASIVGSQAIISATFSIIKQCHALGCFPRVKVVHTSKQIHGQIYIPEINWILMILTLAVALGFEDTAAIGNAYGLAVMSVMFITTFLMALVMVIVWQRSIILAAGFLLFFWFIEASYLVAAFIKVPQGGWVSLVLSFIFMFVMFVWHYGTRRKYNFDLHNKVPLKWILGLGPSLGIVRVPGIGLIYSELATGVPAIFSHFVTNLPAFHKVLVFVCVKSVPVPYVSPEERFLIGRICPRPYRMYRCIVRYGYKDLQGDDGNFENQLIQSIAEFIQMEAVEPQFSSPDSVSYDGRMAVISSRSFQSGSSLVVSETEEFGLSNSIQSSKSLTLQSLRSAYDDENPQIRRRHVRFQIPQSPGMDPSVRDELLELIQAKEAGVAYIMGHSYIKARRSSSFLKKLVIDFGYSFLRKNCRGPAVALHIPHISLIEVGMIYHV; encoded by the exons ATGAACCAACCAGACATTGCCGTTGAAGAAGAGAGCAATGACTTGCCACCGCCAACGGCAGTGGGTGAGGCTGAAGAATCAACCCGTGCAGCTGGACAAGATGGGCAAAATGAGCATGCCCAAATAGAAGGGAAGAAAAGAACCTTGAAG TTTGTCCTGGCAAACTTTCCAACCTCTCTAATACTAGCGTATCAAAGCTTTGGGGTGGTATATGGAGATCTGAGCACTTCGCCACTTTATGTTTACAGAAGTATATTTCTTGGGAAGTTGCAGAATCATCAGAATCCTGAAACAATATTTGGGTcattttcattgattttttggaCGTTAACACTGATTCCGTTGctcaaatatgtaattatccttcTGAGTGCTGATGATAATGGTGAAG GTGGGACATTTGCTCTTTACTCTCTGCTTTGTAGACATGGAAAGTTCAGTTTACTTCCTAATCAACAAGCAGCTGATGAGGAACTGTCAGCCTATAAATATGGTCCCCCAGGACAGTCTTCATCATCTGTGTCACTAAAGAGATTTCTTGAGAAGCATAAAAAGTTACGGACTGCTTTGTTGCTTGTGGTATTACTGGGGGCTGGCATGGTCATAGGTGATGGTGTAGTTACTCCTGCCATGTCAG TACTGTCATCAGTATCTGGGCTCAAAGCTGCTCACAAAGGGTTACCCCAAG GTGGAGTGCGATCACTTTCTTGCATCATATTGGTTGGCCTATTTGCTTTGCAGCACTGTGGTACCCATAAGGTTGGCTTCCTGTTTGCCCCAGTAGTTATCCTCTGGTTGCTATCAATTTTCTCCATTGGACTGTATAATACGATACATTGGAACCCAAAAGTTCTGCTAGCTCTTTCTCCACattatatcatcaaattcttcGGTCAAACTGGTAGAGATGGATGGATTGCCCTTGGAGGAGTCCTTCTGGCCATAACAG GCACTGAAGCAATGTTTGCTGATCTTGGCCATTTCTCTGCATGCTCAATAAGG ATTGCATTTCTATTCCTTGTATACCCTTGCTTGGTAGTGCAATACATGGGCCAAGCTGCTTTTCTGTCAAAAAATATTCAGGAAATTCCAAATAGCTTCTATGGTTCAATTCCGG ATAGTGTTTTCTGGCCAGTCTTTGTTATCGCTACTCTTGCCTCTATTGTTGGTAGTCAGGCTATAATTTCAGCCACATTCTCTATCATTAAGCAATGTCACGCACTTGGTTGCTTCCCGCGAGTGAAGGTTGTTCACACCTCAAAACAAATTCATGGACAGATTTATATACCAGAAATTAACTGGATTCTCATGATTCTTACTCTAGCTGTGGCTCTTGGCTTCGAAGACACAGCTGCAATAGGGAATGCATATG GTCTAGCTGTCATGTCGGTTATGTTCATTACGACTTTTCTCATGGCACTTGTCATGGTCATCGTCTGGCAAAGAAGTATAATACTTGCTGCTGGTTTCCTCCTCTTCTTTTGGTTCATTGAAGCTTCTTACCTAGTGGCTGCATTTATAAAAGTTCCTCAAGGAGGATGGGTCTCTCTTGTTCTCTCTTTCATCTTTATGTTTGTCATGTTCGTCTGGCACTATGGAACTCGCAGGAAATACAACTTTGATTTACATAACAAGGTGCCTCTGAAATGGATCCTTGGCCTTGGCCCCAGCCTTGGTATCGTCCGTGTGCCCGGGATAGGCCTCATATACTCAGAGCTGGCGACAGGCGTGCCTGCTATCTTCTCACATTTCGTAACAAATCTTCCTGCTTTTCATAAAGTTTTGGTATTTGTTTGTGTAAAATCTGTTCCGGTGCCATATGTCTCACCCGAGGAACGGTTCCTTATTGGCCGCATCTGCCCTAGACCATATCGCATGTATCGATGCATTGTGAGATACGGTTACAAGGATTTACAAGGCGATGATgggaattttgagaaccagCTGATTCAAAGCATAGCCGAGTTTATTCAAATGGAAGCAGTAGAGCCTCAGTTCTCAAGCCCCGATTCTGTATCTTATGATGGGAGGATGGCAGTCATAAGCTCCAGATCTTTTCAATCGGGCTCAAGTCTGGTTGTATCTGAGACAGAGGAATTTGGTCTTAGCAATTCCATCCAAAGCAGCAAATCTTTAACTCTGCAAAGTTTAAGGTCGGCTTATGATGATGAGAATCCCCAGATCAGGAGACGTCATGTAAGGTTTCAGATACCTCAAAGTCCTGGGATGGATCCGTCTGTAAGGGACGAACTTTTAGAATTGATTCAGGCAAAAGAAGCCGGTGTTGCATACATCATGGGGCACTCTTACATAAAGGCTAGACGGTCGTCATCGTTCTTGAAGAAACTAGTCATCGATTTTGGTTACTCATTTCTGCGGAAGAATTGCAGGGGCCCTGCCGTGGCACTTCACATTCCTCACATTAGCCTTATCGAAGTAGGCATGATATATCATGTCTGA